The following coding sequences lie in one Montipora foliosa isolate CH-2021 chromosome 11, ASM3666993v2, whole genome shotgun sequence genomic window:
- the LOC137976031 gene encoding peroxisome assembly protein 26-like isoform X2, which translates to MNCSPRDIAGIYNLHHRAKCCLVLRRFKEATEICGEALEQSEIEERHCTPFVVVAVQAYAEINQWKKAVEFAYKAFGDPQNFSPAVMELCIYLLSKASEFGEAGEMAEKWLSCEKNFLHQKYFRITELYINCVLVPQGLHRKIETFLEGNNVLTSQQKQEYSSRQVKADSCEDTAAQCNAKEKQGSTTVRRKTLLASVGFSIVITRMLAVYRNLERRFRLNLSIEHRKKFITILRVLILLFFIYALVHAASWSDHGMASGSGISVLRQAVLTAWRAMFYPYHLT; encoded by the exons ATGAATTGCAGTCCGAGAGATATTGCGGGTATATACAATTTACATCACAGGGCAAAGTGTTGTTTGGTTCTTCGTCGCTTTAAAGAAGCGACTGAAATTTGCGGCGAAGCCCTAGAACAGAGTGAGATTGAAGAAAG GCATTGTACACCTTTTGTAGTTGTTGCAGTGCAAGCATATGCAGAAATTAACCAGTGGAAAAAGGCTGTTGAATTTGCATATAAAGCATTTGGGGATCCTCAAAACTTTTCACCAGCAGTGATGGAGCTATG CATTTACTTGCTTTCAAAAGCATCAGAGTTTGGTGAAGCTGGTGAAATGGCCGAGAAGTGGCTTAGTTGTGAAAAGAATTTCCTCCACCAAAAATATTTCAGAATAACGGAACTCTACATCAACTGTGTTTTGGTTCCACAAGGATTACACAGAAAAATTGAAACTTTTTTGGAAGGAAATAATGTTCTCACTTCACAGCAAAAGCAG GAATACAGTTCACGTCAAGTTAAGGCTGACTCTTGTGAAGACACGGCAGCTCAGTGCAATGCCAAAGAGAAGCAAGGTAGCACTACTGTCAGAAGGAAAACACTCTTAGCAA GTGTTGGCTTCAGCATAGTGATAACAAGAATGTTAGCAGTTTACAGAAACCTTGAAAGGCGTTTTCGCTTGAACCTGTCCATTGAACACCGGAAGAAATTCATTACAATTCTCAGAGTTttgattcttttgttcttcatttATGCCTTGGTTCATGCAGCAAGTTGGTCTGATCACG GCATGGCTTCTGGCTCAGGAATATCGGTGTTACGGCAAGCTGTATTGACGGCTTGGAGAGCAATGTTTTATCCCTACCATCTGACGTAA
- the LOC137976031 gene encoding peroxisome assembly protein 26-like isoform X1 → MYANEVGVQLDLKHPLSKAVSSKTKEEIPNERVSKIIENTMNNRQIETIKGQKWQGKFVEMRWSEKGVEDCFSWLHKWRLAPRSISCRDVRTIPSATAYQALPPEQVRDGDSRHCTPFVVVAVQAYAEINQWKKAVEFAYKAFGDPQNFSPAVMELCIYLLSKASEFGEAGEMAEKWLSCEKNFLHQKYFRITELYINCVLVPQGLHRKIETFLEGNNVLTSQQKQEYSSRQVKADSCEDTAAQCNAKEKQGSTTVRRKTLLASVGFSIVITRMLAVYRNLERRFRLNLSIEHRKKFITILRVLILLFFIYALVHAASWSDHGMASGSGISVLRQAVLTAWRAMFYPYHLT, encoded by the exons ATGTATGCCAATGAGGTGGGAGTGCAATTAGACCTTAAACATCCTTTATCCAAAGCAGTAAGCTCCAAGACCAAGGAAGAGATCCCAAATGAAAGGGTTAGCAAGATAATAGAGAATACAATGAACAATAGACAAATTGAGACAATTAAAGGACAGAAGTGGCAAGGAAAGTTTGTCGAGATGAGATGGTCAGAGAAGGGTGTCGAGGACTGTTTTAGCTGGTTACATAAATGGCGCTTAGCCCCTAGAAGCATCAGTTGCAGGGATGTACGAACTATACCATCAGCTACTGCCTACCAAGCTCTACCACCAGAACAAGTCAGGGACGGAGACTCCAG GCATTGTACACCTTTTGTAGTTGTTGCAGTGCAAGCATATGCAGAAATTAACCAGTGGAAAAAGGCTGTTGAATTTGCATATAAAGCATTTGGGGATCCTCAAAACTTTTCACCAGCAGTGATGGAGCTATG CATTTACTTGCTTTCAAAAGCATCAGAGTTTGGTGAAGCTGGTGAAATGGCCGAGAAGTGGCTTAGTTGTGAAAAGAATTTCCTCCACCAAAAATATTTCAGAATAACGGAACTCTACATCAACTGTGTTTTGGTTCCACAAGGATTACACAGAAAAATTGAAACTTTTTTGGAAGGAAATAATGTTCTCACTTCACAGCAAAAGCAG GAATACAGTTCACGTCAAGTTAAGGCTGACTCTTGTGAAGACACGGCAGCTCAGTGCAATGCCAAAGAGAAGCAAGGTAGCACTACTGTCAGAAGGAAAACACTCTTAGCAA GTGTTGGCTTCAGCATAGTGATAACAAGAATGTTAGCAGTTTACAGAAACCTTGAAAGGCGTTTTCGCTTGAACCTGTCCATTGAACACCGGAAGAAATTCATTACAATTCTCAGAGTTttgattcttttgttcttcatttATGCCTTGGTTCATGCAGCAAGTTGGTCTGATCACG GCATGGCTTCTGGCTCAGGAATATCGGTGTTACGGCAAGCTGTATTGACGGCTTGGAGAGCAATGTTTTATCCCTACCATCTGACGTAA